In Marmota flaviventris isolate mMarFla1 chromosome 17, mMarFla1.hap1, whole genome shotgun sequence, a single genomic region encodes these proteins:
- the LOC139702418 gene encoding olfactory receptor 5T7-like: protein MKNVTEVAVFVLRGFTDNPELQIFFFLLFLAVYLFTLMGNLGLIVLVIGDSRLHNPMYYFLGVLSSLDACYSSVITPNMLVDFLSREKTISFGACAAQMFFAVTCGTTECFLLAAMAYDRYVAIYKPLLYSVSMSPRVYVPFILASCVGGILHAITHTTATFSLSFCGSNVINHIFCDIPPLLAISCSDTRPNQLLLFYFAGSIEICTILTILISYGFILLAILRICSAEGKRKVFSTCCSHLTAVSIFYSTGLFMYVRPTSNYALEHDMIVLIFYTIFISMLNPLIYSLRNKDIKAAMKKVFGSNQLINKVCFAQ from the coding sequence ATGAAAAATGTCACTGAAGTAGCTGTATTTGTGTTGAGGGGCTTCACTGACAATCCTGAACTGCagatcttcttcttcctcctgtttCTAGCAGTTTACCTTTTTACTCTCATGGGAAATTTAGGACTCATTGTATTGGTCATTGGGGATTCACGGCTGCACAACCCAATGTACTATTTTCTGGGTGTATTGTCTTCACTAGATGCCTGCTATTCGTCTGTTATCACTCCAAATATGTTGGTAGACTTTTTGTCAAGGGAGAAAACCATTTCATTTGGTGCCTGTGCAGCCCAGATGTTTTTTGCTGTAACCTGTGGAACCACAGAGTGCTTTCTCTTGGCTGCCATGGcttatgaccgctatgtggccatctacAAACCACTTCTGTATTCAGTGAGCATGTCACCCAGGGTCTATGTGCCATTCATCTTGGCTTCCTGTGTTGGTGGAATTCTGCATGCTATAACACACACCACAGCCACTTTCAGCCTGTCCTTCTGTGGATCCAACGTAATCAACCACATCTTCTGTGACATCCCTCCTCTCCTTGCAATTTCCTGTTCTGACACTCGCCCCAATCAGCTTCTGCTCTTCTACTTTGCTGGCTCTATTGAGATATGTACTATACTAACCATCCTGATCTCCTATGGTTTCATTCTGTTGGCTATTCTGAGGATATGTTCTGCTGAAGGGAAGCGGAAAGTCTTTTCCACCTGTTGCTCTCACCTAACTGCAGTGTCCATTTTTTATAGTACTGGTTTATTCATGTATGTAAGACCAACATCCAACTATGCTTTGGAGCATGACATGATAGTATTGATATTTTACACCATATTTATTTCCATGCTGAATCCCCTCATCTACAGTTTAAGGAACAAAGATATAAAAGCAGCAATGAAGAAAGTGTTTGGGAGTAATCAACTTATCAATAAAGTTTGTTTTGCTCAGTAG